DNA from Salinispora arenicola:
CCTTCGGCCGGACGCCGTGGTCGGCGCGGTGGCAAGCCAGGTAGCCCGGGATGGGCAGGGCGACAACGTCGGATTGGTTGACGCCGAGTTGCGTGAGCAGATCGGAATAGAGCCCAAAGCGACCTGGAACGAACCGGTCCCGCCCCCCGGCGGGGACGACCGGCGCAGTACGCGGCGTTCTACGAGGAGCTGACATGGTCGAGGGAGTGGTGACGACGCCCGGCTGCACATGTAGCCCCGAGGATAGCCACCGGCTTGGGGTAACCAAGGGGAGGCGTTCGTCAGTCGACCTTCGACTGGGTGCGTCGGGCGTAGGCGCGGGCCGCGCGGGCGCGTGAGCCACTACCGTCACTTCACGGATATTCTAGCCCCATCCGTGAGGATGTTCCCGTGACTTCTGCCGATACCACCACTGAGCAGTTCCCCGTCCGCGTCTTCGGCGGCCCGACCGCCCTCTTTGAATACGGCGGGCTACGGCTCCTCACCGACCCAACCTTCGACGCTCCTGGCGACTATTACGAATCAGGCCAGAGAATCCTGACCAAGACCGCGCCCCCCTCCGGCAGTTCCGCAGACCTCGGCCGCATCGACGTAGTCCTGCTCTCCCACGACGAGCACCCCGACAACCTCGACAACTCCGGCCGGGTCCTGCTCGCCGACGTTCCACTGACCCTCACCACGCCCGAGGGTGGGCGCCGCTTGGGGAATAGGGCCAAGGGGCTGGCGGACTGGGAGTCGATCGAGCTGGACCGCCCCGGCGGCGGCAGGATCACCGTGACGGGCGTACCCGCCATACATGGACCCGGCGCTCGCGAGGATGTCGAGCCGATCACCGGTCAGGTCGTCGGATTCGTCTTGACCGGGGAGGGCCTGCCCACGGTTTATGTCAGCGGCGACAACGCCTCGCTCGACGCCGTGAAGGAGATCGCGGAGCGCTTCGAGCCGGTGGACACTGCCATTCTCTTCGCCGGCGCTCCGCGCTTCCCTGGCGTCCTCTTCGACGGCGCGCTTATCGTCCTCGACAGCGTCCAGGCCGCCGAGGCTGCCGAGATCCTCGGCACTCGCCGGGTGGTCCCCGTCCACTACGACAGTTGGGCCCACTTCACCGAGGGCCGAGACGAACTGGTCGCCGCCTTCACCGCCGCCGGGCTGGTTGATCGCCTGGACCTAGGCGACGAGCGCTGATCGAGGCGGGCCGGGCCTCGGCCGATACCACGGCGGAGCTATCGGCTCGGCCCGCCACAGCGCTCCTTCGGCTTCTCCCGTGTGGCCTAGACGCCGCCCGCCTGCTGGGGACGGTCCGACTGTCGCTGGGCCGCTGGAGCACATCCGGCGACATCGAACCCTCGCTGCCGCGCTGATCGAGCCCTGGATATCCCTCGACTCACCCAGCTGAACCGCGCAGGCGGCACCGGCCAGCCTGATCGCGCGCGCCCTATCGGAGGAACTCTCACGTGACGGCTACCGTGCTTGCCCGGATCAACAACCTTCCACACTCCCAGGCGCAGCGTCACACCCTGACCGTCCTGGTCGCCGCCCAGATCCTCAGCGGCGCCGGACTGGCGGCCGGCGTGACCGTCGGTGCCCTACTCACGCAGGACATGCTCAATTCCACCAGCCTTGCCGGTCTGCCCAGTGCCGTGGGCACCGCCGGTTCCGTGCTGGCAGCCATTGCCGTGGGACGCATCTCCCAAACCCGTGGCCGCCGCCCTGGCCTCGCCGCCGGTTATCTGGCCGGTGCCGTCGGTAGCGCGGGCGTCATCGCTGCCGCCGTGGCCGACAATCCCATCCTGCTGTTCCTCGCCCTGTTCGTCTACGGCGCCGGCATGTCCACCAACCTGCAAGCCCGCTACGCCGGAGCCGATCTGGCTGCCCCAGCGCGCCGCGCGCGCCGTGTCCACCGTGCTGGTCGCCACCACCCTGGGCGGCGTAGTCGGTCCCGTACTCACCGCACCCACCGGTGACCTCGCGCACACCCTCGGCATCCCCTACCTGGCAGGACCGTTCCTTCTCGCCAGCGCCGCCTATACGATGGCCGCCTTGGTCCTGGCCATCTGGCTACGTCCCGACCCGTTGCTGCTGGCCCGCACCCTAGAAGCCGAACGCGCCGCCGCAGCGGCGTACGCGCCGCCGGACGATGGCAGCGGCCAGCCGCATCCGACGATCGAAACGCGCCGCACCGGCGCGTGGGTCGGTACGCTGGTCATGGTAGTCACCCAGCTGATCATGGTTGCGATCATGACCATGACACCAGTTCACGTGCACAACCACGGCCACGGAACCGCCGCCTCCGGCCCTCGTTATTGCCATCCATATCGGCGCGATGTACTTGCCCTCGCCCCTGACCGGCTGGCTCGTCGACCGCTACGGCAACCTCACAATCGCTGCCGCTTCCGTACTGACCCTGCTGGCCGCCGGAATCGTTGCCGCCAGCGCCCCTGGCGACTCCGTCGCTTCGCTCGCGGTGGCCCTCGCGCTGCTGGGTCTGGGCTGGAACTTCGGCCTCGTGGCCGGCACCGCGATCATCACGGATGTCGTCCCGCTGGCAACCCGCGCCAAGACCCAGGGCCTGGTCGACGTCTCCATCGCTATCGCCGGCGCCACAGGCGGTATGGCCTCAGGGCTCGTCGTCGCCGTTGCCGGCTACCCCCTCCTAGCCATCGGCGGCGGACTTCTGGCCCTGGTCATTGTGCCGGTGACCATCGCCGCACGCAGCCGATGAACGCCCGCGCTAACCCGCGTCCAGCATCCATGTGCTTGATCACCAAATTTCGAAAAGTCGCGCTAACTGTGGCCTTGGCGATGCTTTGCTGAAATTCTTCGAGATCGAAGGCCGCAAAGGAATACGAACTGATTAGGGTCAACCCGTGCCGCGTTGTCGGTGCCGGCCAGGAGAAGCCCGCAGAGCGGCCGGTCCTCACTGTTCCGCAGATCTTCGCGCTGGCCGAGCAGATGCCGGAGCGCTTCGGAGCGCTGATCCTGGTCACGACGTTCGGATGCCTGCGGTGGAGCGAGGTGGTCGCCCTGCAACGCTGCGACGTCGACCCGTCAGCCGGCACGGTGCGAGTGCGACAGGCGTTCGTCGAGCACCGAGGTACCGCTGATCCTCGGCCCGCCAAAATCGCGGGCGAGCGCGCGGACCGTCGCCCTGCCCAAGGCGACTCTGCCTACTGAAACAGCACATGAGCAGCCACGTCGGCGAGGCACCCGAGGCGTTCGTGTTCACTGGCGAGAGCGGCCGGAACCTCTGGCGCGGCAACTTCAACAAGGCGGTCAAGGCGGCCCGGCGCAAGCCGAGCAAGCGCAAGGTCAAGCAGGTCGCCGAGGGCGACGAACCGGCCACCGAGGCGAGCTAATGGCCCGCTAATGGCCCATCCTTGTTTCAGCCGCCTAGAACGATGGAAGCCCTGGCGGGACATGTGTCCTGACCAGGGCGTCCGTGTGGAGCGGGTGACGGGAATCGAACCCGCACTGTCAGCTTGGGAAGCTGATGTTCTGCCATTGAACTACACCCGCAGGCAGGATCACTCTACCTGAGTCGCCGTCCGTCGCCCACCCAGGTACCCACCGACGCCAACCTGCCGGCTCACGAGCGGGCTCCGGAAAGGCTGGACCCCGGCGCGCGAACGTTGGACATGACGCCACTCACGCCGGACGAGCCCTGGGCTGGTGTCGCGAAACACCAGGAAGGAATCCTTCCGGAATAGTTCGATATTCTCAAATCTATCGATCTACTGTAAGGTCTGGCCCATGTTTCCAGCTCGGCACGCACACGCTGCTGTGCGGCCAGAAGGAGGTGGGTCCATGGGACTCCGTCCCAACCTTCTGTCCCGTCGAAGCGCCGGCATCGCGTCAACGTCGTTCGCGCTGCTCCTTGGCGCCGTCACGGCCGGGTACGTCCCCGCCCACGCGGCACCGGCCGATGGCCACCACGTTGCGGGGCATGCGGAAAGCGCGGAGTGCGCGCCGGTTGACGCACACGCCAAGGTCAAAGCCCGACCGGGCGGCGTCAACGCACACGACCCGAACCACCTGACCGAAGCCCAGGTGCTCGCCCGGGAGAACGAACTGGACGAGCTGGTACACGAACGAATGAGGCGCGCCGGCGCTGCCGGGCTGACCTCCGCGGCTCCCGCGTCGATCGCCGTCCCAGTCGCGGTGCACGTCATCCAGGAGAACAGCACCCGGGCCGGCGGCAACATCCCGGACTCGATGATCTACTCACAGATCGACGTGCTGAACCAGTCGTTCAGCGGGGAGACCGGCGGCGCAGCCACTGCCTTCACTTTCCGACTCCAGTCGATCAATCGGGTCACGAACCCGAGCTGGTATCCGATCATCAAGGACTCGTCGGCGGAACGGTCGATGAAGACCTCGCTGCGCACCGGCGGCATGGAAACCCTCAACGTCTACCTCGGTGACCTCTCCAGCGGCCTGCTCGGCTGGGCGACGTTCCCGGAACGCTCACTGAACGACATGGACGGCGTCGTTGTCCTGAGCGAGTCACTGCCCGGCGGCACCGCCACCAACTACAACCTCGGCGACACCGGCACCCACGAGGTCGGTCACTGGCTGAACCTTTACCACACCTTCCAGCGCGGATGCCGCGGCTCGGGTGACGGGGTTAGCGACACCCCGGCCGAGGCGTCCCCGGCCTATCAGTGCCCCACCGGGCGGGACACCTGCTCGGCGCCGGGCCTGGACCCGATCACCAACTTCATGGACTACACGTACGACTCCTGCATGTACGAGTTCACCCCGGGCCAGGCCAGCCGAATGCTGACCGCCTGGAACGTGTATCGGGCATAGCCTCACGACCGGCACGACCCGGTGCCGGCTCCGACATTCGGAGCCGGCACCGAGGCTTTGGCCGACCCTCAGGCGGCCTCAGCCCGCTGGCCGACGGCGGACGTCCGCGACGCACCGCGAACGCGGCCCAGGCGTTCTGACGCGGTCGGGGCACCCGGCTCCAGCCAGACGTGGACGGCTGGCCTGGCTGGGCTAGCGGCGTCGCGTCGGGCGATCATCGCGATGTCGATGGTGAACTCGAAGAGCCGCCAGTCCGTCCCGGAACTCGCGCGGTGCTGGTGGGCCAGGCGGGTCACCCAGGTCGGATCCGTCACCGGCCGGGCATGACCCGCCAGGTATGCCTCGTCGTCGCACTCCTCCGCGGGGAAGGAGTGCAGCGCGTAGCGCCCGTCGCGCTCCAGGTCGCGCCGCTTGGGCGAGTCGATCACAAAGCAGAAGAGACCCTCGTCGGTGAGCACCGGGGAGACCGGGTGCACGCGGGGGCCACCATCGGCGCGGACCGTGGCCAGATAGCCCAGGCCCGGCCCGTACTGCTGGAGGAGCCGGCGGATCCCCTCGGCGAGGCGGGGTACGTCGGCGGCGAATTCGGACCAGGAAGCCATACCGACACTATATC
Protein-coding regions in this window:
- a CDS encoding pyridoxamine 5'-phosphate oxidase family protein; protein product: MASWSEFAADVPRLAEGIRRLLQQYGPGLGYLATVRADGGPRVHPVSPVLTDEGLFCFVIDSPKRRDLERDGRYALHSFPAEECDDEAYLAGHARPVTDPTWVTRLAHQHRASSGTDWRLFEFTIDIAMIARRDAASPARPAVHVWLEPGAPTASERLGRVRGASRTSAVGQRAEAA
- a CDS encoding zinc metalloprotease; this encodes MGLRPNLLSRRSAGIASTSFALLLGAVTAGYVPAHAAPADGHHVAGHAESAECAPVDAHAKVKARPGGVNAHDPNHLTEAQVLARENELDELVHERMRRAGAAGLTSAAPASIAVPVAVHVIQENSTRAGGNIPDSMIYSQIDVLNQSFSGETGGAATAFTFRLQSINRVTNPSWYPIIKDSSAERSMKTSLRTGGMETLNVYLGDLSSGLLGWATFPERSLNDMDGVVVLSESLPGGTATNYNLGDTGTHEVGHWLNLYHTFQRGCRGSGDGVSDTPAEASPAYQCPTGRDTCSAPGLDPITNFMDYTYDSCMYEFTPGQASRMLTAWNVYRA
- a CDS encoding MFS transporter, whose protein sequence is MTATVLARINNLPHSQAQRHTLTVLVAAQILSGAGLAAGVTVGALLTQDMLNSTSLAGLPSAVGTAGSVLAAIAVGRISQTRGRRPGLAAGYLAGAVGSAGVIAAAVADNPILLFLALFVYGAGMSTNLQARYAGADLAAPARRARRVHRAGRHHPGRRSRSRTHRTHR
- a CDS encoding MFS transporter produces the protein MYLPSPLTGWLVDRYGNLTIAAASVLTLLAAGIVAASAPGDSVASLAVALALLGLGWNFGLVAGTAIITDVVPLATRAKTQGLVDVSIAIAGATGGMASGLVVAVAGYPLLAIGGGLLALVIVPVTIAARSR
- a CDS encoding MBL fold metallo-hydrolase, with translation MTSADTTTEQFPVRVFGGPTALFEYGGLRLLTDPTFDAPGDYYESGQRILTKTAPPSGSSADLGRIDVVLLSHDEHPDNLDNSGRVLLADVPLTLTTPEGGRRLGNRAKGLADWESIELDRPGGGRITVTGVPAIHGPGAREDVEPITGQVVGFVLTGEGLPTVYVSGDNASLDAVKEIAERFEPVDTAILFAGAPRFPGVLFDGALIVLDSVQAAEAAEILGTRRVVPVHYDSWAHFTEGRDELVAAFTAAGLVDRLDLGDER